CCCGGGAGTGCTGGGTCATCAGGCCTCTGCGGAGGAAGATTCCTTTGTTGATGGATTGCTGGATTGCCCACACTACACTCGTCCTGAGGTGTTAGAAGGGATGGAAGTACCGCCAGTCTTGCTGTCGGGTAACCATGCCGAGATTCGTCGCTGGCGCTTAAAGCAGTCGCTGGGCCGTACCTGGCTTAGAAGACCTGAACTTCTAGAAAGCCTAGCTCTGACTGACGAGCAAATGGTGTTGCTGGCTGAGTTCCAACGGGAACACAAGCCCTGAAGCAACAGAACTATGAAAGGAGTGTTGTGCCGCGTGCCAACTTCCTGATATATCAGTTTACCTAGGGTAAGAGACTTATTATGAGCAATATTATCAAGCAAATCGAACAAGAGCAGATGAAGCAAGACGTACCTGCATTCCGTCCGGGTGATTCCGTGGAAGTTAAGGTATGGGTTGTTGAAGGTTCTAAAAAGCGTCTGCAGGCATTCGAGGGCGTGGTTATCGCTATTCGTAACCGCGGTCTGCATTCTGCGTTCACCGTTCGTAAAATTTCCAACGGCGAAGGTGTTGAGCGTGTATTCCAAACTCACTCCCCAGTAATCGACAGCATTACTGTGAAACGTCGTGGTGCCGTTCGTCAAGCGAAACTGTACTATCTGCGTGAGCGTACTGGTAAGTCTGCTCGTATCAAAGAGCGTCTTAACCGCACTAATACTAACTAAGATACAGCTCAGGCTTCATCCAAAAGTTAATAGTTATGAAGGGGTTAGCCATGTGCTAACCCCTTTTTTATTCCTATACTCGTCATATTTCAAATTGCATATGCGTTAGCTGCCTTGGTGCAACTCGAATTATTTAGGGTATAGAAGATAAATAGAAGGGATATCAGAGGGAATTAGCGTGGCATCACACCACGCTATAGATAATGATTAGAGGCCGTAAACCAGAGTTACCGATGTTGTGGTATCCGTATTTTTTGGTGCGCTGGCAGGTGGCTTAGTGTTGTAGGTCACGACATAGGCTAAGCGCAAGGCGAAGCTTTTATTAATAGCCACGTTCAATGCCGTTTCTGAGTTCAACGTCGTTTCTTCGTTTGCCAGAGCTGAAACGCCTTCACTGAACACTGTGTTGTCGGTTAACTGATAAGTATAGTTACCGCCAGCATAGGCTAAGGCTTTCGTCGCACGCCCACCTTCATAAAACTCATCATGGCGAACACCTGGACCAAATTCCACCCGCAGATTATGCAGTGGTGTGGTCATAATCTGACGACCATAACCCGTGGTTAAAACTGAGCGGGAATCAAAACCGTTATAGCGGTCATTCAACCAGCTGGCTTGTCCAAACAGGTAATTTCGATCAGTCAAATTATAGCGAGTACGGCCACCTAACTGATAACGTTCGGAAGAGCGTTCATTGTTGGCGCTGGTATTACGGGCTGCCCCCCACAAGCTATAAGCGGTGTTAGGCTGGAACCAGGTTAACGTTGAGTTGGCAGTCAATGTTGAGTTAGTGGTATTGCCTGACTGGGCGGTATAGCCTGCTTCAACGGTACCATCGAAGCTCTTTTTGGCTGTGGCTGGATCGTCTAAGGCAGTAAAAACAGTCGCGTCAGCAATAACTGAGGTGCTGATGAGAGATAAAGCGAGTGTGCTGATATAGAACGGCAACGCCCTGGTATGACGCAAAGAAAACATAATAGGTCCATGGTGAAGAAAATGATTTTTGTGATGCGGCACGCATTGTAGCAGTTGTGATCCTACTTACTCAGAAGATATTTCGGATTGAATAATTAATTATAATAAGACGGATTTTTTGATGAGTTCATTCTTAAAATGTAATAAACAGCAAAAATCTGCACTTGGATACAAACAAAAGAAATAAATGAAAGGGCCAGAATTGCTCTGACCCCTAATTTAGTACTTACCCGTTTTTACATAAAAGTGGTGACTAACACGTAGCCGGTGATGCATGAACAGATAACACCGATAAGGCCTGGAATAATAAAGCTGTGGTTAATAATAAATTTGCCAATTTTGGTAGTGCCTGAGCGGTCAAAACCGATACAAGCCAGATCACTCGGATAGGTTGGCAGAACAAAGTAGCCATAAGCCGCAGGGAAAAAGGCTATTAGCATTTTAGGATCAACACCCAACTGCAATCCCATTGGTGCAATGGCAGTAAGCGCTGCGGCCTGGCTATTAACCAATTTTGAAACCAGGAATAGAACAATGGCGTAGGTCCACGGATGACCTTTCACCACATCTTCCAGCACGAGTTTCAGATCCCCCATATGGGCCTGGAAGAAGGTATCACTCATCCAGGCAACACCAAATACTGAGAATATGGCGACCATACCGGCTTTGAATACTGCGCCGTTAGAGATATCGCTGGGTTTAACTTTACAACCAATCAGAATAACGGCACCGGCAATCAGCATCATCATCTGAATAACCAGATTCATTGATAATGACTGCATTTTGCCTTTAACTTCAAAAGCAGGGCGCAGGTCTGCAAACGCACCGAGTAATACCACTAACGCGATAGCAACGAAAAATATCCCGGTCGACCAATAAGCTTGTTTCGGGAAAACCTGATTTAACAAAGTATCTGTTGAGCCATAGATAAAGTCGCGCTGTTCAGGGTCTTTGATTCTTGCCTGGAAATCTGGGTCTTTATCCAGATCTTTACCGCGGCGTAGGCTCCACAATGCAGCCATCAAAACACCAACTAAAGAAGCGGGGACTGATACGGCCAGAATCTCCAGAATACTATAAGCCTGACCTATACCGTGATTAGCACCAATAATTGATACTAATGACACCACCGCGACCGATACTGGGGAGGCTGTAATTGCCATTTGCGAGGCAACTGATGCCACCGCCATTGGCCGCTCCGGGCGGATACCTTTTTTAATGGCAATATCGGAAATAATAGGGAACATGGTATAAACAACATGTCCGGTGCCACATAAAAAGGTTAATGACCACGTTGTAAAGGGTGCTAATAGCGTAATGTGCTGAGGATGTTTTCGTAATAATCGTTCAGCAAATTGCATCATTACATTTAAGCCACCGGCAGTTTGTAATACAGCAGCACAACCGATAACGGCTAATATTGTCAGCATCACATCGACAGGGGGTTTACCTGGTTCGAGGCCAAAGATAAAGGTCAGAATAAATAAGCCAATACCACTTATTAACCCCAGCCCCATGCCCCCATAGCGTGTCCCAACTAGCAGACAGAGAATTATAATTATAAATTGTAGTGTTATCATAATATTACCTTGCTTCCAACATGAATGAAATTCCGTTGTATTTAGCCGGTTTTAAGCAATGGACATGGCTCTTACTCATTTTTATCTATCAGAGCACAGGTGAATTGATTAAAACCTTGCTAATATCAAGGCTATATTGTTTAGTTATGTAATTAATTAAATCTGAGATCTGTCTCTGTTTTTATATCAGATCTGACTTTTCTAATTAATTAAAGTGGAATTGGCTGACGTTAATAGAATATAAGATTCGGTTGTGAAAATAATGTATTAATATTGTTTTAAATAAATTCATTAATAGCACAATGGCGCAACATATAAACATATTCCAGGCTGAAATAGTCGCTAGTTAATTCCCAACTTCTCCTTTAGGAGTTTTAAGTAACGTCGACTCACAGGAATATGTTTACCACTGCGGGTAATAACTTCGGCAGAACCGTTATCCATCAGTTGTATCTCGCCCAGCTGTTCAGTATTAACCATATATTGGCGATGGCAGCGGACAAAAGGAGTTTTCTCTTCCAGCGTTTTGAGTGATAGCTGGGTATAACCCGATTGTATGGTTCCGACTACATGCACACCGCTCAGCTCAGAGCTGAGATATTCCACTTCCTCAATTTTCAGCAAAAAAATACGGTTATGACCAGAGCAAGGAATATGGCGTAGCATCGGTTCTGTGATTTTATGTAAATTATTATTTACACTAAAGCTTCTTCTTAGGCGAACGAGCGTTTTGGCTAACCGTTGCTGGTCGAGCGGTTTTAACAGATAGTCAAAGGCATGCTCTTCAAAAGCACGGATAGCATATTCATCGTAGGCGGTAACGAACACGATCTGCGGCATCTTTTCTGGATTGAGCATCGAAGCCAACTCCAGACCATTAATTCTCGGCATTTGGATATCGAGAAATATCACATCGGGTTGCAGGCGTTGGATTGCGGGGATAGCTTCCAAGGCGTTGCTACATTCGGCGACGATCTCAATATCATGTTCTTCACTTAATCTCTCGCGTAAATCTTCACGCGCAGGTTGTTCATCGTCGACGATGATGACTCTTAACATACGGCCTCCACAAATTTTCCGCATTTTATCATGGCCTCAGGGGCAGGTTAGGAGCATCTGCAGAAACTGCGACTTACCGCAAAAGTCAGAACAAAATATGCCTGTAAATATGCGGGTAATTATTTATTTACACATATGGATTGAAATGTTTACACATCGTGATATTGTGGTGGCCTCAAACGACAAACACGCTAAACGACATCCGCTAAACAGAGACAGGTAAAGAATATGATCATGCAAAAAGATGCGCTCAATAATGTCCACATCAGTGCCGAACAAGTACTGATAACGCCGGAAGAACTGAAAAATCAGTTTCCATTGAGCGACAATGATCAGTATGCGATTGCTAGCGCGCGCAAAACCATTGCTGACATTGTTCAAGGACGAGATCCTCGCTTATTAGTGGTATGTGGTCCCTGTTCTATTCACGATGTAGATGCGGCTCTGGATTATGCGCGTCGTTTGAAAACGCTTTCTGCACAATTAAGTGACAGCCTGTACATCGTGATGCGTGTCTATTTTGAAAAGCCGAGAACCACTGTCGGTTGGAAAGGTTTAATCAATGATCCGGCAATGGACGGCTCTTTTGATGTGGAAAGAGGGTTACATATTGCACGTCAATTATTGCTGGATTTAGTCGGCATGGGTCTGCCTCTGGCAACTGAAGCGCTGGATCCGAATAGCCCACAATACTTAGGCGATTTATTCAGTTGGTCAGCTATTGGTGCGCGCACCACTGAATCGCAAACTCACCGTGAAATGGCTTCGGGTTTGTCGATGCCTGTTGGGTTTAAGAATGGTACTGACGGCAGTTTGGGCACGGCTATTAATGCCATGCGTGCCGCCGCTATGCCACACCGTTTCATGGGGATTAACCAGTCGGGCCAGGTTTGCTTATTACAAACACAGGGAAATCCACACGGTCATGTAATTTTGCGCGGCGGTAAAACACCTAATTACAGTGCGCAAGATGTCGCGCAGTGTGAAAAACAGATGCAGGATGCGGGACTCATTCCATCCTTAATGATAGATTGCAGTCATGGTAATTCGAATAAAGACTACCGTCGTCAGACTGCGGTCGCTGAATCTGTGGTTGAACAGATCAAGGCTGGCAATCGTTCTATCACTGGTGTGATGCTGGAAAGTAACATTCATGAGGGTAATCAATCTTCTGAGCAACCACGCGCTGATATGCGCTACGGTGTTTCAGTGACCGATGCCTGTATTGATTGGGACAGTACCGAAACCCTGTTACGAGGCATGCACCAGGAATTACGTTCAGCGCTGGCGGCACGGACTGCAGAGGAAAAGTAAGTATGGTGGCTGAACTGACCGCTTTACGTGATCAAATTGATGAAGTCGATAAAGCACTATTGGATTTGCTGGCAAAGCGCCTGCATTTAGTCGCAGAAGTAGGTGAAGTTAAAAGCCGTTATGGCTTGCCTATTTATGTTCCAGACCGTGAGGCGGCGATGTTGGCCTCACGCCGACAGGAAGCCGAGGCTTTAGGTGTTCCACCTGATTTGATTGAAGACGTATTGCGTCGGATAATGCGAGAGTCTTATACCAGCGAGAATGACAAGGGGTTTAAGACACTATGCCCGCAGCTGCGTCCGGTGGTTATCATCGGTGGAGAGGGGCAGATGGGGCGCTTATTTAGTCGGATGCTCACACTGTCCGGTTATCAGGTAAAAACACTTGAGCAACAGGACTGGGCACAGGCTGAATCTATTCTGGCAGATGCCGGGATGGTGATTGTCAGTGTGCCCATCCATATCACTGAAGAAGTGATAGCCCGATTACCAAAATTGCCGTCAGATTGCATTTTATTGGATCTTGCTTCAGTCAAAAATAAGCCGCTGCAAGCTATGCTCGCCGTTCATGAAGGGCCGGTGGTGGGATTGCACCCAATGTTTGGGCCTGATGTAGGCAGTTTGGCCAAGCAGGTTGTAGTGTATTGCGATGGACGTGACCCTGAAGCCTATCAGTGGTTGCTAGAGCAGTTGCAGGTGTGGGGCGCGAGATTACATCGTATTAGTGCGGTTGAGCATGACCAGAATATGGCGTTCATCCAAGCATTGCGCCATTTTGCGACCTTTGCCTATGGGCTACATTTAGCAGAAGAAAATGTACAGCTTGAACAGCTATTGGCGCTCTCTTCACCCATTTATCGGCTGGAACTAGCAATGGTAGGGCGACTATTTGCCCAAGATCCACAGCTTTACGCCGACATTATTATGTCATCGGAAGATAATCTGGCGCTGATTAAACGCTATTACAAACGTTTTGGTGAGGCGATCACCTTGCTTGAGCAAAGTGACAAACAAGCCTTCGTGCAAAGTTTCCAGAAAGTTGAGCATTGGTTTGGGGATTATGCGGAGCGCTTCTTGGTGGAGAGCCGTTCATTATTGCGTCAGGCGAACGATAACCGCCAGTAAATCGAATCTATCACTTGCCTGTTTCAAAAAGTCATCCCGACAGTATCGGGGTGACTTTTTGCTATTTAAACCCGTCATACTTCAAGCTGCATGTGCGTTGGCTACGCTCGTTACTCGGCCCGTCCATGGGCCTCGCCTCTGCGAGGCCGCTGCAAACAGCGTTCAAATCGGTTCCCGACCGATTTGTCACCCGAATCACTTACTTATGTAAGCTCATCGGGATTAATGAGCCTCATCCTTGAGGCTCACCCTGCGGGCTAGCATAAATGCTGTTCAAATCGGTTCCCAACCGATTTGTCATTCGCTTGCCGCCTTCCTGCAACTCGAATTATTTAGGGTATAAGGAGGGGAGAAGGGGGTTAACTCGGATTGACCGGAACCACGTTTTCACTTGGGTAGCAGCCTAATACTTTTAATGACCGAGTTATCGGCGTCAGATCCGCCAGCGCTTTTTGCATAGATTCAGAACGCAAGTTAGCCTGTACATCGATATAAAACATCTCTTCCCACGGATTGCCATTTATTGGCCGTGATTCAAGCTTCGTCATGATGATACCGTGATCTCTCAGTACCAGTAGCGCTTCAACCAATGCCCCTGATTGTTGCCCTGTCGCCATAATTAAGGTGGTTTTTGCCGGGAGCTGGTCAGAAACATCAATAGCTTTACGGGCAAGAATAATAAAGCGAGTGATGTTCTGCTGCTGATTCGCCAGATTGTGTTCCAACACCTGCAAATTATAAAGCGCACCACCGGCTTCACTTCCTAGTGCCGCTGCATGTGGTGAGTTCAATTGCGCCACTTTTTCCATTGCCGCAGCCGTGCTTTCGCAATACTCGATTTTCCAATGGGGAAAACGGTTTATGAACTGGCTACATTGCTGGAAAGGTTGAGGATGGCTGTAGACGGTTTTAATTTGACTCAGATCTGTTTCAGTCGCGACCAGAACACAGTGATCGATAGGATTAGTTATTTCCCCGACAATCGATAAACTGGTGTGTTGCAGCAAGTCATATACATCATTGATGGAACCTGAGCTGGTGTTCTCTATCGGCAATACGGCGTAATCCGCCTGGCCGGTTTCTACTTGAGTAAAGATATCCTGGAATTTTTGGCAACCACACTCAATCAATTGTTCAAAGTGACGAGCTGCATATTGGCGCGCTGCCAGATGTGAGTAAGAGCCTTTTGGACCAAGGAAGGCGATACGGGCTGAGTGCTGGGCGGTTTGATTTAGCTGGTGTTGTAACAGTGCCTGCTGAGTCAATACTGAATCTTCAATAATCAGCTGGAACAGGCGAGTGATATAGAAGCCATCAAGATCATAAGGTTTGGCGGCGGTAATGAGCGCATCCAGCAAATTACGCTCACGTTCTTTATCGCGGATCGGGCGGTGATGAAGTTGTTTGGCTTTAGCCACATCTACCGCTAATTCACGCCGTTCTGCCAGCAATGCCAGTAGTTTTAAGTCTAGTGCGCTGATGCGTTCACGTAGCACCAGTAATGGATTATCGGTCATAGGGATTTGCCTTATTATTTTTTCTAAATGATTACACCCTAAATAATTCGAGTTGCAGGAAGGCGGTAACTAAGCGAATCCCCAAAAGCTTACATAAGTAAGTGACTGGAGAAGCGAAGGAAGCCAACGCACATGCAGCTTGAAGTATGACGGGTATTTATGCATAAAAAAAGCCTCCCGACGTGGGAGGCTTTGTTGTTCGTCTTCGCATTCTTTATCACACGACGAAACGCCTCCCAATCAGGGGAAGGTAAAAAAGAATGCGAAGAAAAACACTTTATTAATCATTGTTGCTGGCTACCTGTTTTAATTCTGAGTGAGACAATATGTAATAGCTAAAATAATCAGACTCTAAATTAACCGCCAGTCTGAATTGCTGTCAATAAAAAACGCGCTCGAAAGCGCGTTAGATCCGAAATGAGATGGATTATGCCGGCTATTGTTCTTGCTCGGATTCTTCTTCCTCTACATCTACTGACTCCAGATTAGCTTCTTTAACACTGCTTGCTGCGCGACGAGCCTCACCTTTGTGTTGCACTTTATTTAATTGGCGTTCTAGTTTGGTGATCAGTTCATTAATTGCAGCATACATATCATCATGTTTGGCACTGGCAACCAAGGGGCCCATCGGTGTACTGATTGTGGCGTCTGCAACAAATCCTTGCGGATCTTTAGACAGTACAATATGTGGGTTTATCAACTGGGCCTGCCATTTATCCAGTTTGGTGAGACGGTCTTCGACATGTTTACGGATTGCTGGGGTAATATCCATTTGTTTACTGGTGATGTTGACTGTCATATGACTTACCTCTCTGTCTACTCCATCTTGGATAACTTCAGCATACCTCGCTTTTTACCAAAATGTATGATCAAGATCACTAATTTTTGTCACTTTTTGCAAAGGTCGTGGGAACTGTGATTTAACGTCAGTAATAGGCGCAGAGGGCTTGAATCATTGATCAGAATGCCGCATTATCGATAAGTTATGTCGCATGGATATAGTCAAAAACGGCATTATTTTTACGATTTAAGTAGGATCTCAGCGCGATAGTCTGTGGGCATGAATCTCTGCGGTTTGTGGCTATCAAGACGGAATTGAAAGCGGCAGCCTAAGCTGCCGTTTGTTATTTTATCATTCCAGACTTATTTTGTCGCGACAGACTATATCAGGCTGGGTTCGCTGCTATTATCTTGGCAACTTTGTCTGCCTGAGCATTCAGTTGCAATTGTTTATAAGCATTTTCCATCAACGGCAGCGCATCGCGAGTTGCTTGAGTATCAGGATAATCTCTCAACATTTGTTCAACACGGTTAACTACCGCGACGTAAGCGCCTCGTTTAGTGTAATATTGCGCCACGGCCAGTTCATGCTTGGCCAGACGATTTTTCAGGAACATCAGGCGTTTTTGCGCGTCAGTTGCGTATTGGCTGTTTGGATAGCTTTGAATCAACTGGTTAAAATCGCGGAATGCGGCCTTAGCGTGTTGCGGATCGCGGTCTGAACGATCAATCCCGAAGAAGCCTTGCAATGCGCTGTCATCCAGAGCCATGTCAGTCAAACCACGCATATATAATACGTAATCGATGTTAGGATGTGTGGGATTGAGGCGCATAAAGCGATCGATTGAGGCTTGCGCCAACGGGAGATCAGCAGATTTATAATACGCATAAATCAAATCAAGCTGAACTTGTTGGGAGTAAGGCCCGAAAGGATAGCGGTTATCTAACGCTTCTAGTTGCGTAATGGCTCCCTTAAAGTTACCGTCCTGCAGTTTTTGCTGAGCGGTAGCATAGAGCTCAGAAGGCGGGTTATCGGGAACCACGTCCTTGTTACTGGAGCAACCGGTCAGCACCAGGCTCAACGTGGCGGCAGCCACCAGATATTTCATACGCGTCATGACGTTTTGATTATCCTCGAAGTGTTATTCCGGGAGACTGTCCGTTAAGCTCCCGACAAAGATCTAGATACAATAGCACATTATATTAAACGGCATCGCCGTCAAAACCCAACGTTAACGAACAAGAAGCTGCATATGGCACAACAAGTACAACTCAGCGCAACGGTGGCCGAATCACAACTCGGTCAACGGTTAGATCAGGCTTTGGCCGAATTGTTCCCTGATTATTCAAGATCTCGCATAAAAGAATGGATCTTGGAAGACAAGGTGACTGTAAACGGTAAAACAATTAACAAGCCTAAAGAAAAAGTGTTGGGTGGTGAGCTCGTCGCAATTGACGCGCAAATTGAGGAAGATGCCCGCTGGGCGCCTCAAGAAATCCCACTGGATATCGTCTATGAAGATAACGATATTCTCGTTATTAATAAACCCCGTGGCTTAGTCGTGCACCCTGGCGCCGGTAATCCAGACGGCACCGTTCTGAATGCATTGCTCTATTATTATCCAGAAATCATGGATGTCCCACGCGCGGGTATCGTACATCGCCTGGATAAAGACACCACTGGTTTGATGGTGGTGGCGAAAACTGTTCCGGCACAAACTCGTTTGGTGGAAGCGCTGCAAGCGCGTGAAATTACCCGTGAATACGAAGCGGTGGCAATCGGCAATATGACAGCTGGTGGCAGAGTTGACGAGCCTATTTCTCGTCACTCTACCAAGCGGACACATATGGCTGTGCATCCGATGGGTAAACCGGCGACCACGCATTATCGTATTATGGAGCATTTCCGTGCTCATACTCGTTTGCGCTTGCGTTTAGAAACGGGCCGTACACACCAGATCCGTGTGCATATGTCTCATATCAACCATCCGCTGGTAGGTGATCAGCTGTATGGCGGCCGTCCACGTCCACCGCGCGGTGCCTCTGATTCCTTTATTGCTATTCTGCGCGGCTTTGACCGCCAGGCGCTGCATGCAACTATGCTGCGTTTGTATCATCCAATCAGTGGCATTCAAATGGAATGGCATGCGGCATTACCAGAAGATATGGTTGAGCTGATTAATGCGCTGAAAGCCGATACTGAAGAATTCAAAGATCAGATGGATTGGTAATGAACAAGCTGATACTTCCCGACTGGCCGATGCCTGCCACTGTGAAGGCATGTAGCACCACCCGTCATGGTGGTATCAGCGAATTCCCTTATGATTCATTAAACCTTGGCACCCATGTCGGGGATATTGCCGCTAGTGTGGTTGCAAATCGCCAATCTTTAGTGGAGCAAGCAGGATTGCCGCAAATGCCTGTTTGGCTCGAACAGGTGCACGGCACTCGTGTCCTGCATCTGGACGGCAAGACTATTTCTGATGTACAGGCCGATGCGGTATATAGCCGAGTTGCTGGGCAAGTTTGTGCGGTAATGACTGCAGATTGCCTGCCTGTGCTGTTTTGCTGTTTAGCCGGTGATGAAGTAGCTGCCGCCCATGCGGGCTGGCGTGGGCTTTGCGCTGGCGTTCTGGAACAAACGCTCACTCAGTTCAATGCCAATCCTGCTTCTATCATGGCGTGGTTAGGCCCGGCAATTGGCCCGCAGCAGTTTGAAGTGGGTGAAGAGGTTAAACAGGCATTTATCCAAATCGACGGACAATTCGCGACTGCGTTCACACCTTCCGGCTCTAAATATCTTGCCGACATCTATTTATTAGCTCGATTGCGGCTACAGGCCGTAGGTATTCACGCTATATATGGCGGTGATCGCTGCACAGTGACTGAAAAACAACATTTTTTCTCTTATCGGCGTGATGGAATCACTGGACGTATGGCAAGTTTAATCTGGCTGATATAACCTATTGAATTAGGACGATCCGCTGGCGCATGACGTTGTACTTTAAATATAGTGTCGAAATAACCTTGAAAATTTGAGGGATGACCTCATCTAATCTCCAGTAGCAATTTTGACCAATATTGGAGGTGTTATGCGTCTGGATCGTCTTACTAGCAAATTCCAGCTTGCCCTCGCCGATGCCCAATCTTTAGCTCTTGGGCGCGACAACCAATTTATTGAACCGTTACATTTGATGAGCGCACTGCTCAATCAGGATGGGGGGACGGTTCGCCCATTGTTGACCTCGGCGGGTATTAATGTCGCCAGTTTGCGCAGCGACATTGAGCAAGCATTAGGTCGTCTTCCACAAGTTGAAGGGACTGGCGGTGATGTTCAGCCATCAAATGAGCTAGTCCGTGTATTGAATCTTTGCGACAAATTAGCGCAAAAACGTGCAGATAAATTTATTTCGTCAGAACTGTTTGTTCTGGCCGTACTTGAAGATCGCGGTACTTTAACTGACATGTTAAAGGCAGCCGGAGCAACAAAAGATAAAATAAATAAGGCAATCGAAGATATGCGTGGTGGTGACAAAGTTGATGACCAAGGTGCTGAAGACCAGCGTCAGGCATTGAAAAAATTCACTATCGACCTGACTGAGCGGGCGGAGCAAGGCAAGCTCGATCCGGTTATTGGCCGTGACGAAGAGATTCGCCGTACTATTCAG
The sequence above is drawn from the Yersinia enterocolitica subsp. enterocolitica genome and encodes:
- the rplS gene encoding 50S ribosomal protein L19 translates to MSNIIKQIEQEQMKQDVPAFRPGDSVEVKVWVVEGSKKRLQAFEGVVIAIRNRGLHSAFTVRKISNGEGVERVFQTHSPVIDSITVKRRGAVRQAKLYYLRERTGKSARIKERLNRTNTN
- a CDS encoding DUF481 domain-containing protein; protein product: MFSLRHTRALPFYISTLALSLISTSVIADATVFTALDDPATAKKSFDGTVEAGYTAQSGNTTNSTLTANSTLTWFQPNTAYSLWGAARNTSANNERSSERYQLGGRTRYNLTDRNYLFGQASWLNDRYNGFDSRSVLTTGYGRQIMTTPLHNLRVEFGPGVRHDEFYEGGRATKALAYAGGNYTYQLTDNTVFSEGVSALANEETTLNSETALNVAINKSFALRLAYVVTYNTKPPASAPKNTDTTTSVTLVYGL
- a CDS encoding anaerobic C4-dicarboxylate transporter; protein product: MITLQFIIIILCLLVGTRYGGMGLGLISGIGLFILTFIFGLEPGKPPVDVMLTILAVIGCAAVLQTAGGLNVMMQFAERLLRKHPQHITLLAPFTTWSLTFLCGTGHVVYTMFPIISDIAIKKGIRPERPMAVASVASQMAITASPVSVAVVSLVSIIGANHGIGQAYSILEILAVSVPASLVGVLMAALWSLRRGKDLDKDPDFQARIKDPEQRDFIYGSTDTLLNQVFPKQAYWSTGIFFVAIALVVLLGAFADLRPAFEVKGKMQSLSMNLVIQMMMLIAGAVILIGCKVKPSDISNGAVFKAGMVAIFSVFGVAWMSDTFFQAHMGDLKLVLEDVVKGHPWTYAIVLFLVSKLVNSQAAALTAIAPMGLQLGVDPKMLIAFFPAAYGYFVLPTYPSDLACIGFDRSGTTKIGKFIINHSFIIPGLIGVICSCITGYVLVTTFM
- the btsR gene encoding two-component system response regulator BtsR, with translation MLRVIIVDDEQPAREDLRERLSEEHDIEIVAECSNALEAIPAIQRLQPDVIFLDIQMPRINGLELASMLNPEKMPQIVFVTAYDEYAIRAFEEHAFDYLLKPLDQQRLAKTLVRLRRSFSVNNNLHKITEPMLRHIPCSGHNRIFLLKIEEVEYLSSELSGVHVVGTIQSGYTQLSLKTLEEKTPFVRCHRQYMVNTEQLGEIQLMDNGSAEVITRSGKHIPVSRRYLKLLKEKLGIN
- a CDS encoding 3-deoxy-7-phosphoheptulonate synthase; the protein is MQKDALNNVHISAEQVLITPEELKNQFPLSDNDQYAIASARKTIADIVQGRDPRLLVVCGPCSIHDVDAALDYARRLKTLSAQLSDSLYIVMRVYFEKPRTTVGWKGLINDPAMDGSFDVERGLHIARQLLLDLVGMGLPLATEALDPNSPQYLGDLFSWSAIGARTTESQTHREMASGLSMPVGFKNGTDGSLGTAINAMRAAAMPHRFMGINQSGQVCLLQTQGNPHGHVILRGGKTPNYSAQDVAQCEKQMQDAGLIPSLMIDCSHGNSNKDYRRQTAVAESVVEQIKAGNRSITGVMLESNIHEGNQSSEQPRADMRYGVSVTDACIDWDSTETLLRGMHQELRSALAARTAEEK
- the tyrA gene encoding bifunctional chorismate mutase/prephenate dehydrogenase codes for the protein MVAELTALRDQIDEVDKALLDLLAKRLHLVAEVGEVKSRYGLPIYVPDREAAMLASRRQEAEALGVPPDLIEDVLRRIMRESYTSENDKGFKTLCPQLRPVVIIGGEGQMGRLFSRMLTLSGYQVKTLEQQDWAQAESILADAGMVIVSVPIHITEEVIARLPKLPSDCILLDLASVKNKPLQAMLAVHEGPVVGLHPMFGPDVGSLAKQVVVYCDGRDPEAYQWLLEQLQVWGARLHRISAVEHDQNMAFIQALRHFATFAYGLHLAEENVQLEQLLALSSPIYRLELAMVGRLFAQDPQLYADIIMSSEDNLALIKRYYKRFGEAITLLEQSDKQAFVQSFQKVEHWFGDYAERFLVESRSLLRQANDNRQ
- the pheA gene encoding bifunctional chorismate mutase/prephenate dehydratase, with amino-acid sequence MTDNPLLVLRERISALDLKLLALLAERRELAVDVAKAKQLHHRPIRDKERERNLLDALITAAKPYDLDGFYITRLFQLIIEDSVLTQQALLQHQLNQTAQHSARIAFLGPKGSYSHLAARQYAARHFEQLIECGCQKFQDIFTQVETGQADYAVLPIENTSSGSINDVYDLLQHTSLSIVGEITNPIDHCVLVATETDLSQIKTVYSHPQPFQQCSQFINRFPHWKIEYCESTAAAMEKVAQLNSPHAAALGSEAGGALYNLQVLEHNLANQQQNITRFIILARKAIDVSDQLPAKTTLIMATGQQSGALVEALLVLRDHGIIMTKLESRPINGNPWEEMFYIDVQANLRSESMQKALADLTPITRSLKVLGCYPSENVVPVNPS
- the raiA gene encoding ribosome-associated translation inhibitor RaiA, with translation MTVNITSKQMDITPAIRKHVEDRLTKLDKWQAQLINPHIVLSKDPQGFVADATISTPMGPLVASAKHDDMYAAINELITKLERQLNKVQHKGEARRAASSVKEANLESVDVEEEESEQEQ
- the bamD gene encoding outer membrane protein assembly factor BamD translates to MTRMKYLVAAATLSLVLTGCSSNKDVVPDNPPSELYATAQQKLQDGNFKGAITQLEALDNRYPFGPYSQQVQLDLIYAYYKSADLPLAQASIDRFMRLNPTHPNIDYVLYMRGLTDMALDDSALQGFFGIDRSDRDPQHAKAAFRDFNQLIQSYPNSQYATDAQKRLMFLKNRLAKHELAVAQYYTKRGAYVAVVNRVEQMLRDYPDTQATRDALPLMENAYKQLQLNAQADKVAKIIAANPA